The genome window CCCGTGTCGCTGACGGCGGCACCGAGTCCGCAATCATTGACCGCTCCGTCCACGCCTTCCGCGATGGCCGCGCAGGCCCTCCCAGGATTTCTGGTGGGCGCACGTTCGACACCGCGTGCCGGACAGGATATGTGCGGTGATGCGTGGGCAGTGGTGCAACGCGACGATGCGTTGTGGGTAGCGGTGCTGGATGGTCTGGGTCATGGCCCGCTCGCGCATCACGCATCGAATCAGGGGATCGATTATCTGAGAGTATCGAATGCCTATCAGACGCCGGACGGTCTGGCCGAGCAGCTGCACAAAACCCTGCGTGGAACGCGGGGCGCGGTCGTAGGTCTGGCGAAGATCTCCAGGAGTGGATCGGTGCTGGACTTTACTGGCGTCGGCAACATCATCGCTGGCGTATTCCGGCAGGACAGCATCACGCGGCTGTTGTCCACCGATGGTACCGTGGGTTACATGATGCATCGTATCCGACCGACGCAGTCCGAATGGCGTTCGGGCAGTGTTTATATTGCCAGTACGGATGGCCTGTCGACGAGGTGGAACCTCAGCGCGCATCCGAACTTACTGCAACATCACCCCAGTTTGATCGCGGCGGTCCTACACCGCGACTTTGCGCGCGATAACGACGACGCCACGGTGGTGGTTGTGAAAGGGGTGTAGATCATGCGTCATCGTATCGTTTCCGTGCAGATTGCGTCGATCCTGAGCCTGGTATCCATCCGGGATCGATCGCGCCAGATCGCCGAGCTGTTTGGCCTAGAGGAAATCCAGCGCACGCGCTTCACCACCGCTATCTCGGAGATAGCGCGTAATGCCATTCAGTATGCGAAAGGCGGCACACTGACGTTCTATGTGGGCGATGCGACGAATCAAAAGAGCACGCAATGCGTCAGCGCCGAGATCAGCGATAAGGGGCCGGGAATGGACGCGGCCGCGGTGATGGACAATGCGCGCCACATGACGTCGAGGGGGGGCGGTGTCGGCATTCCCGGTACACGGCGGCTCGTCGACGATTTCTCGATCGAATCGGTCATCGGCAATGGCACGCGGGTCGGCATTGAAATGTATCTGCCCCGCGACACGCCTATTTTCAGCGTCGCGCAGATCAACGACATCGTCGCGCAAATGGCGCGCAAGAAGCCGCAGACGCCGATCGAAGCAATCGAGCAGCAAAACCATGAAATGCTGCGCACCCTCGATGAATTGCGGGCGAGCAAAGCCGAACTGGAAGCAGCCGACGATCGCAAGAACGAATTCCTCGCGATGCTGGCGCACGAGCTGCGTAATCCCTTGGCGGCCATCAGCCTCGCGCTGG of Robbsia sp. KACC 23696 contains these proteins:
- a CDS encoding ATP-binding SpoIIE family protein phosphatase — its product is METKVIVDDATGVADARRQAAKMAEWVGLPDRLHGEVTLVVSEAASNILKYAQRGEILLRRTVHSGATTSLEMIALDKGPGIRNIAEAMRDGHSTGGSLGAGLGTMQRRASFFDIYSVPDQGTAVLAQFSAARGETPASTAYGGAARSGAPVSLTAAPSPQSLTAPSTPSAMAAQALPGFLVGARSTPRAGQDMCGDAWAVVQRDDALWVAVLDGLGHGPLAHHASNQGIDYLRVSNAYQTPDGLAEQLHKTLRGTRGAVVGLAKISRSGSVLDFTGVGNIIAGVFRQDSITRLLSTDGTVGYMMHRIRPTQSEWRSGSVYIASTDGLSTRWNLSAHPNLLQHHPSLIAAVLHRDFARDNDDATVVVVKGV